Proteins from one Holophagales bacterium genomic window:
- a CDS encoding MFS transporter — translation MDLAARLSEVKSGFARTFWVANVLELFERFSFYGSKIVLAVFLAETVGLGPFGVSLVGFYGFAVYFLPILAGPLVDRFGFKKSLAACFGIFSLGYFLIGLSGMPMGQPLVQAVGTKTWVVCALLITAIGGSLIKPCIVGTVARTTTKDTKALGYSIYYTLVNVGGWLGPVLASQVRVSLGIAQVLVGASLVSFVLFLATLVFFKEPGRDPGAEERTLGKVLKDAALVFANGRFIGFLVIFTGFWVMFWQVYDLFPFYVRDVLKVERFEFIASLESFSVIFLTVPVAALMKKVRAVPQMTLGLAVGSCSWLLLVVSQTWQAAAAAMFLLALGEVLQAPRYYEYIADLAPKEQVGTFMGFAFLPIALGALLAGPLGGFLLQKYLKESMQPDKAWMILSTLGFVSTAALLAYDRWVARPTVRT, via the coding sequence GTGGACCTCGCCGCACGTCTCTCCGAAGTGAAGTCCGGCTTCGCCCGGACGTTCTGGGTCGCCAACGTCCTCGAGCTCTTCGAACGGTTCTCCTTCTACGGTTCGAAGATCGTCCTCGCGGTCTTCCTCGCCGAGACGGTCGGCCTCGGGCCCTTCGGCGTCAGCCTCGTCGGCTTCTACGGCTTCGCCGTCTACTTCCTGCCGATCCTCGCGGGGCCGCTCGTCGACCGCTTCGGCTTCAAGAAGAGCCTCGCCGCCTGCTTCGGCATCTTCTCCCTCGGCTACTTCCTCATCGGGCTGTCGGGGATGCCGATGGGGCAGCCGCTCGTCCAGGCCGTCGGGACGAAGACCTGGGTCGTCTGCGCGCTCCTGATCACGGCGATCGGCGGGTCGCTCATCAAGCCGTGCATCGTCGGCACCGTCGCGCGGACGACGACGAAGGACACCAAGGCCCTCGGCTACTCGATCTACTACACCCTCGTGAACGTCGGCGGCTGGCTGGGGCCGGTCCTCGCGAGCCAGGTCCGTGTCAGCCTCGGCATCGCGCAGGTCCTCGTCGGCGCTTCTCTCGTCTCGTTCGTCCTCTTCCTCGCCACGCTCGTCTTCTTCAAGGAGCCCGGGCGCGACCCCGGCGCCGAGGAGCGGACGCTCGGCAAGGTCCTGAAGGACGCGGCGCTCGTCTTCGCGAACGGACGCTTCATCGGGTTCCTCGTCATCTTCACCGGCTTCTGGGTCATGTTCTGGCAGGTCTACGACCTCTTCCCCTTCTACGTCCGCGACGTCCTGAAGGTGGAGCGCTTCGAGTTCATCGCGTCGCTCGAGTCGTTCTCGGTCATCTTCCTGACGGTCCCCGTGGCGGCGCTCATGAAGAAGGTGCGGGCCGTGCCGCAGATGACGCTCGGCCTCGCCGTCGGGAGCTGCTCCTGGCTCCTCCTCGTCGTCTCGCAGACGTGGCAGGCGGCCGCCGCGGCGATGTTCCTCCTCGCCCTCGGCGAGGTCCTCCAGGCGCCGCGCTACTACGAGTACATCGCCGACCTCGCCCCGAAGGAGCAGGTCGGCACCTTCATGGGCTTCGCGTTCCTCCCGATCGCGCTCGGGGCGCTCCTGGCGGGCCCCCTCGGCGGCTTCCTCCTCCAGAAGTACCTGAAGGAGTCGATGCAGCCCGACAAGGCCTGGATGATCCTCTCCACCCTCGGCTTCGTCTCGACGGCCGCGCTCCTCGCCTACGACCGCTGGGTGGCGAGGCCGACGGTCAGGACCTGA
- a CDS encoding sigma-54-dependent Fis family transcriptional regulator, translated as MVFVCDDAPGIRRTLAQILGDEGYRVEEFEDGTSVLHRLSEPGGAAAGALFLDVWLPDIDGLAVLDQIRARGHDLPVVMISGHGTVETAVQAVKRGADDFLEKPLALERVLLTLERALERSRLARERDVLAREVARQRERLEEEETLLGEGPAMTRLREEIRRAGASDARVLITGESGVGKEVAARSLHRASPRAAGPFVEVNGAAIPEDLIESELFGHVKGSFTGATEDRKGKWELADGGTLFLDEIGDMSPRTQAKILRAIQDGKISRVGGTRTIATDVRIIAATNRDLPKMIAAGTFREDLYFRLAVVPIRVPTLAERPEDVPVLATHFAGKLARRRGRRPPTFSPEAVEELKKRPWPGNVRELQNVVERALLLAEGAVIGPDDLPGDVLRIPRAGAANEPDLLPGQSLADARDAFERRLVTRVLADCRGNVSRAAERLGLDRTTLHRRLKGWGLGDEGVRS; from the coding sequence TCGCGCAGATCCTCGGCGACGAGGGGTATCGCGTGGAGGAGTTCGAGGACGGAACGTCGGTCCTCCACCGGCTCTCCGAGCCCGGCGGCGCGGCGGCAGGGGCGCTCTTTCTCGACGTCTGGCTCCCCGACATCGACGGCCTCGCCGTCCTCGACCAGATCCGCGCCCGCGGCCACGACCTGCCGGTCGTGATGATCTCCGGGCACGGAACCGTGGAGACGGCGGTCCAGGCCGTCAAGCGCGGCGCCGACGACTTCCTCGAGAAGCCGCTCGCGCTCGAGAGGGTCCTCCTGACGCTCGAGCGCGCGCTCGAGAGGAGCCGCCTCGCCCGCGAGCGCGACGTCCTCGCCCGCGAGGTGGCGCGGCAGCGGGAGCGGCTGGAGGAGGAGGAGACGCTCCTCGGCGAAGGGCCCGCGATGACCCGCCTGCGCGAGGAGATCCGCCGGGCCGGCGCGTCGGACGCGCGCGTCCTCATCACCGGCGAGAGCGGCGTCGGCAAGGAGGTGGCCGCGCGCAGCCTCCACCGGGCCTCGCCCCGCGCCGCCGGTCCGTTCGTCGAGGTGAACGGCGCGGCCATTCCGGAAGACCTCATCGAGAGCGAGCTCTTCGGGCACGTGAAGGGGTCGTTTACGGGGGCGACCGAGGACCGGAAGGGGAAGTGGGAGCTGGCCGACGGCGGGACGCTCTTTCTCGACGAGATCGGGGACATGTCGCCGCGGACGCAGGCGAAGATCCTCCGGGCGATCCAGGACGGGAAGATCTCGCGCGTCGGCGGGACGCGGACGATCGCGACCGACGTGCGGATCATCGCCGCCACGAACCGCGACCTGCCGAAGATGATCGCCGCGGGGACCTTCCGCGAGGACCTCTACTTCCGCCTCGCCGTCGTCCCGATCCGCGTTCCGACCCTCGCGGAACGGCCCGAAGACGTCCCCGTCCTGGCCACCCACTTCGCCGGCAAGCTCGCCCGCCGGCGCGGGCGCCGCCCACCGACGTTCTCGCCGGAGGCGGTCGAGGAGCTGAAGAAGCGCCCCTGGCCGGGAAACGTCCGCGAGCTGCAGAACGTCGTCGAGCGGGCGCTCCTCCTCGCCGAAGGTGCCGTCATCGGGCCGGACGACCTCCCGGGCGATGTCCTGCGCATTCCGAGGGCCGGAGCGGCGAACGAGCCGGACCTCCTACCGGGACAGAGCCTCGCCGACGCCCGCGACGCCTTCGAGCGCCGTCTCGTCACGCGCGTCCTCGCCGACTGCCGGGGCAACGTCTCCCGCGCCGCCGAGCGCCTCGGCCTCGACCGCACGACCCTTCACCGCCGGCTGAAGGGCTGGGGGCTGGGAGACGAAGGGGTCAGGTCCTGA